In one Zalophus californianus isolate mZalCal1 chromosome 10, mZalCal1.pri.v2, whole genome shotgun sequence genomic region, the following are encoded:
- the LOC113932442 gene encoding elongation factor 1-beta-like has protein sequence MGLPSLLFSFAAARFLGSADGMGFGDLKSPAGLQVLNDYLADKSYIQGYVPSQADVAVFEAVSGPPPADLYHALRWYNHIKSYEKEKASLPGVKKALGKYGPANVEDTTGSGATDSKDDDDIDLSGSDEEEESEEAKRLREERLAQYESKQAKKPALVAKSSILLDVKPWDDETDMAKLEECVRSIQADGLVWGSSKLVPVGYGIKKLQIQCVVEDDKVGTDMLEEQITAFEDYVQSMDVAASNKI, from the coding sequence atGGGACTACCTTCACTCCTCTTTTCCTTCGCTGCTGCCCGGTTCCTGGGATCAGCCGACGGCATGGGTTTTGGAGACCTGAAAAGCCCCGCCGGTCTCCAGGTGCTCAACGACTACCTAGCAGACAAGAGCTACATCCAGGGGTATGTGCCGTCACAAGCAGACGTGGCAGTATTTGAAGCAGTCTCTGGCCCCCCACCTGCCGACTTGTATCATGCCCTCCGCTGGTATAATCACATCAAGTCTTATGAAAAGGAGAAGGCCAGCCTTCCAGGAGTGAAGAAAGCTTTGGGCAAGTATGGCCCTGCTAATGTGGAAGACACCACAGGAAGTGGAGCTACAGATAGTAAAGATGATGATGACATTGATCTCTCTGGAtctgatgaggaggaggaaagcGAAGAAGCGAAGAGGCTAAGAGAGGAACGCCTTGCACAGTATGAGTCAAAGCAAGCCAAAAAACCTGCACTTGTTGCCAAGTCTTCCATATTACTAGATGTGAAACCTTGGGATGATGAGACAGATATGGCAAAACTAGAGGAGTGCGTCCGAAGCATTCAGGCAGACGGCTTGGTCTGGGGCTCTTCTAAACTAGTTCCAGTGGGATATGGAATTAAAAAACTTCAAATACAGTGTGTAGTGGAAGATGATAAAGTTGGAACAGATATGCTGGAGGAGCAGATCACTGCTTTTGAGGACTATGTGCAGTCCATGGATGTGGCTGCTTCTAATAAGATCTAA